From a region of the Sander lucioperca isolate FBNREF2018 chromosome 8, SLUC_FBN_1.2, whole genome shotgun sequence genome:
- the cavin2a gene encoding caveolae-associated protein 2a has translation MEEDASHAEHNSVSGSTHTIPQQQPENTELLIPSFSPSSAPSSPTPTGTLSRLGLKNPSSPTAVAPGTPVDRGQVSAITVVALLDKLVNMLESVQENQQRMEQRQADLEGAVRVVQGDVTRLSKTHVSTSNSVSKLLERSRKVSGHLKDVRERMDKQAVQVKKLEANHSHLLKRNHFKVLIFQEDNEIPSSVLVKDSLKTPQPSQYDAESIHPAPSVACSVDGSHAPEGLQTISLSSDDDDVLPAHLEVDEMFQCEAATGTSHTFERRADKFKRNSLKKVDSLKKAFSRQSIEKKMTKITTKIVPPEKREKLRKSLTPNHPKSPTAKSSSFKVSPMTFNVKKVRDGETPTQDMGSPGEEAHVEIPALESLDGEIPLAEVHTQEGVVEQIREMLSPSTPESMKAELAINGEASSIEGEINGDRIAGLAVPELDEDVDEEEEEEEEKPKSPVEPAADAQIPTAKIAVEQVS, from the exons ATGGAAGAAGACGCGTCCCACGCCGAGCACAACAGCGTCTCCGGCAGCACCCACACCATCCCGCAGCAGCAGCCCGAAAACACGGAGCTCCTTATCCCGAGCTTCAGCCCGTCGTCCGCCCCGTCCTCTCCGACCCCGACCGGCACCCTCTCCCGGCTGGGCTTGAAAAATCCGAGCAGCCCGACCGCGGTCGCGCCGGGCACCCCGGTCGACCGCGGCCAGGTGAGCGCCATCACCGTGGTGGCGCTGCTGGACAAGCTGGTCAACATGCTGGAGTCGGTGCAGGAGAACCAGCAGCGGATGGAGCAGCGGCAGGCCGACCTGGAGGGCGCTGTGCGGGTCGTTCAGGGGGACGTGACCCGCCTGTCCAAAACCCACGTCAGCACCTCCAACAGCGTCAGCAAGCTGCTCGAGCGCTCCCGCAAAGTCAGTGGGCACCTGAAGGATGTGAGGGAGCGCATGGATAAACAGGCGGTCCAGgtgaagaagctggaggcaaaCCACAGCCACCTGCTGAAGAGGAACCACTTTAAAGTGCTTATATTCCAG GAAGACAATGAGATCCCCTCTAGTGTGTTAGTCAAGGACTCCCTCAAGACCCCACAACCAAGCCAGTACGATGCAGAATCCATCCATCCTGCTCCGTCTGTTGCTTGCTCTGTTGATGGCAGCCATGCCCCTGAGGGTCTTCAGACCATTAGCCTGTCCTCCGATGACGACGATGTACTTCCAGCACACCTTGAGGTGGACGAGATGTTTCAATGCGAGGCCGCAACGGGCACTTCCCACACATTTGAGAGAAGGGCTGACAAGTTCAAGCGCAACAGCCTGAAGAAGGTTGATAGCCTCAAGAAGGCCTTCTCGCGTCAGAGCATCGAGAAGAAGATGACCAAGATCACCACCAAGATTGTGCCGCCGGAGAAGCGTGAGAAACTCAGGAAGAGCCTCACCCCTAACCACCCCAAGAGCCCGACTGCCAAGTCCTCCTCTTTCAAGGTGTCTCCCATGACTTTCAATGTCAAGAAAGTCCGAGATGGGGAAACCCCCACGCAAGACATGGGGTCACCTGGGGAAGAAGCCCATGTGGAGATTCCTGCTCTGGAAAGCTTAGATGGTGAGATTCCCTTGGCAGAGGTGCATACCCAAGAAGGCGTTGTGGAGCAGATTCGGGAGATGCTGAGTCCCTCCACCCCAGAGAGCATGAAGGCAGAGCTGGCTATCAATGGAGAGGCCTCAAGCATCGAGGGCGAGATAAATGGCGATCGTATTGCTGGCCTGGCAGTTCCAGAGCTTGATGAAGATGTTgacgaggaggaagaagaggaggaagagaaaccCAAAAGTCCTGTTGAGCCAGCAGCAGATGCCCAGATTCCCACAGCAAAAATTGCTGTAGAGCAAGTGTCTTAA